The Prunus persica cultivar Lovell chromosome G7, Prunus_persica_NCBIv2, whole genome shotgun sequence genome has a segment encoding these proteins:
- the LOC18771392 gene encoding uncharacterized protein LOC18771392 → MKKKPVQVYITSVLKACRRRNYLDAVGNTSTSPAPATRTTLIMAPLSDSSMANKLYRSRGNPCLDLFYNAKRHDAYPVHSLQYLNQLLPAAWAHNPTTTIKLICNLLDHRPPRCKNYKKGFDSAAFWLHHNHPKTLACNLPSITGSFGSLETALDILSLILQRHDRRLHLSVHSEDRTTTGVPRSGQKFLAYLDRYQSDPDYRFLHDRVSDLFADCLKFDIQNFNKHHQQQQQSINDGDEGETSAECLEITSAAKLCPDFDSPFNRATLLCESIANKVFPRESYPEYQGIEEADYAYRVRQRLREEVLVPLGKALMPPNYSTLVNRWGYNPKPEPEPEPEPEPEPEPEPETYAVEKYLEKVKAAAAAGESKIKACALLPHHIARYVKKEDFGEVAELQWKAMVEHMKKQGKFKNCLAVYDNWLSLKADCGDKKVARGAALAVMISELSEEPWKGKLMNCSVNTRLHSLKGLDNLKAKLELAGRMEMEYEERGVDFEKVFDLVLEVAVKNDLKPEQMIRRVVVFSSENDFDGCWKTEYEEIQRKFKDKGYGDVVPQTVFWNLRRCSTDADVAHAQLEGLEMLSGFNDNLVRSFLDNDGKIKFGPYHVIMETAISYPRYKNLVVVD, encoded by the coding sequence atgaagaagaaaccgGTGCAAGTCTATATCACTTCGGTTCTGAAAGCATGCCGCCGGAGGAACTATCTCGATGCCGTTGGCAATACTTCTACTTCTCCTGCTCCTGCAACTCGAACAACTCTTATAATGGCGCCTCTATCCGACAGCTCCATGGCCAACAAGCTCTACCGCTCCCGCGGCAACCCCTGCCTTGATCTGTTTTACAACGCCAAACGACACGACGCCTACCCCGTTCATTCCCTCCAGTATCTGAACCAACTGCTGCCGGCGGCATGGGCCCACAATCCCACAACCACCATCAAGCTCATCTGCAACCTACTAGACCACCGTCCTCCCCGTTGCAAAAACTACAAAAAGGGTTTCGACTCGGCGGCGTTTTGGctccaccacaaccaccccaAGACCCTGGCCTGCAACCTCCCGTCCATCACCGGCTCCTTCGGCAGTTTAGAAACCGCTCTGGATATTCTATCCCTGATCCTACAACGCCATGACCGCCGCCTCCATCTCTCTGTCCACTCAGAGGACAGAACAACCACCGGAGTCCCTCGGAGCGGACAGAAGTTCCTCGCCTACCTCGACAGGTACCAGAGCGACCCAGATTATCGGTTCTTACACGACCGCGTTTCGGATCTTTTCGCAGATTGCTTGAAGTTCGACATACAAAACTTCAACAAACACCATCAGCAACAGCAGCAGAGTATCAATGACGGCGATGAGGGTGAGACGTCTGCTGAGTGCTTGGAGATAACCTCGGCAGCGAAGCTGTGTCCTGACTTCGACTCCCCCTTCAACCGCGCCACCTTGCTCTGCGAGAGCATCGCCAATAAGGTTTTCCCGCGAGAATCGTACCCGGAGTACCAAGGCATTGAGGAGGCGGATTACGCCTACAGAGTCCGGCAGCGGCTGAGGGAGGAGGTTTTGGTGCCCTTGGGGAAGGCCTTGATGCCCCCCAACTATTCCACACTTGTCAACCGGTGGGGTTATAATCCGAAGCCCGAGCCGGAACCCGAGCCCGAGCCAGAGCCCGAGCCCGAGCCCGAGCCCGAGACCTATGCGGTGGAGAAGTATTTGGAGAAAGTGAAAGCAGCAGCCGCCGCCGGCGAGTCGAAGATTAAGGCTTGTGCTTTGCTTCCACATCACATAGCACGTTATGTGAAGAAGGAGGATTTCGGCGAAGTGGCCGAGCTTCAGTGGAAGGCAATGGTGGAGCACATGAAAAAGCAGGGTAAGTTCAAAAACTGCTTGGCTGTATATGACAACTGGTTAAGCTTAAAGGCAGACTGCGGAGATAAAAAAGTGGCGAGGGGGGCGGCTTTGGCAGTGATGATCTCCGAGCTGAGTGAAGAGCCATGGAAAGGAAAGTTGATGAATTGCAGTGTAAATACGCGGCTGCATTCGTTAAAAGGCCTCGATAATCTCAAGGCCAAGCTGGAGTTGGCGGGGAGGATGGAGATGGAGTACGAGGAGCGGGGGGTTGATTTTGAGAAggtgtttgatttggttttggagGTTGCAGTGAAGAATGATTTGAAGCCGGAGCAGATGATCAGGAGGGTGGTCGTGTTCTCTAGCGAGAATGACTTTGATGGGTGCTGGAAGACAGAGTATGAGGAGATACAGAGAAAGTTCAAGGACAAAGGGTACGGCGATGTGGTGCCACAGACtgtgttttggaatttgagaaGGTGTTCGACTGATGCAGATGTAGCTCATGCACAGTTGGAAGGGCTGGAGATGTTGAGTGGCTTCAATGACAATTTGGTCAGGTCCTTCTTGGACAATGACGgcaaaattaaatttggcCCTTACCATGTCATCATGGAAACAGCCATCTCTTACCCCAGATATAAAAATCTAGTGGTTGTGGACTAA
- the LOC18770832 gene encoding mRNA-decapping enzyme-like protein: MSQTGKLMPNLDQQSTKMLNLTVLQRIDPFIEEILITAAHVTFYEFNIESNQWSRKDVEGSLFVVKRNTQPRFQFIVMNRRNTDNLVENLLGDFEYEVQVPYLLYRNAAQEVNGIWFYNPRECEEVANLFTRILNAYSKVPPKSKVASSKSEFEELEAVPSMLVMEGPLEPSLNASTATDAPEDSSFVNYLAAMNIGGNTTNPTNSRQAYHSAGTVPASSYAPSAVSPPAPTPQPPPLSLSVPSTPTPQHVPSDLTTSNNRVTNLIKPSSFFPLPASSSSLIIPPVASAVPTAAALHPPLNLQRPYGTPMLQPFPPPTPPPSLTPNSAPLAPNDGPLINREKVREALLMLVQDDQFIDMLYQALLKVHHT, encoded by the exons ATGTCTCAGACGGGGAAATTGATGCCAAATCTCGATCAGCAAAGCACCAAAATGCTCAATCTCACGGTGCTGCAGAGAATCGATCCCTTCATCGAAGAGATTCTGATTACGGCCGCGCATGTAACCTTCTACGAATTCAACATCGAGAGCAATCAATGG AGTCGCAAGGATGTTGAAGGGTCTCTCTTTGTTGTTAAAAG GAATACTCAACCACGGTTCCAGTTCATTGTAATGAATCGGCGTAATACAG ATAACCTAGTGGAGAATCTCTTGGGAGATTTTGAGTATGAAGTACAAGTTCCATATTTGTTGTATAGGAATGCAGCCCAAGAAGTTAATGGAATTTGGTTTTATAATCCCCGTGAATGTGAGGAAGTTGCAAATCTCTTTACTAG gaTCCTTAATGCATACTCAAAGGTTCCTCCAAAGTCCAAAGTAGCTTCAAGCAAAAG CGAGTTTGAAGAACTTGAAGCAGTCCCATCCATGTTGGTCATGGAGGGGCCACTGGAGCCATCTTTGAATGCCTCTACTGCCACTGATGCCCCTGAAGATTCTTCCTTTGTGAACTACCTG GCAGCTATGAATATTGGAGGTAATActacaaacccaacaaattcaAGACAGGCCTATCATTCTGCTGGAACTGTTCCAGCGTCTTCCTATGCACCCAGTGCTGTTTCACCTCCTGCACCAactccacaaccaccaccccTTTCCCTTTCAGTCCCATCTACGCCAACCCCCCAGCATGTCCCCTCTGATCTAACCACCAGCAACAATCGAGTCACTAATCTTATAAAgccctcttctttcttccctcTCCCTGCTTCTTCATCTTCGTTGATTATACCACCTGTTGCTTCAGCTGTGCCAACTGCTGCCGCACTTCATCCTCCCCTGAATCTGCAACGCCCTTATGGTACTCCAATGCTTCAACCCTTTCCACCACCGACGCCCCCACCATCTTTAACTCCAAATTCTGCTCCTCTGGCTCCCAATGATGGGCCTCTTATTAACAGAGAAAAAGTTCGCGAAGCACTGCTGATGCTGGTTCAG
- the LOC18771535 gene encoding casparian strip membrane protein 1 — protein sequence MKSGDSTTIDVPHHEASGGAASKGKGAILTVPARQEKGGMRRGMAIIDLVLRIGAIVAALAAAATMGTSDQNLPFFTQFFQFEASYDDMPSFQFFLIAMSLVAGYLVLSVPFSIVSIVRPHASGIRLLLLILDVVALTLATSAAGAATAIVYLAHNGNSSSNWLAICNQFGDFCQTVSGAVVASFVTVVTFMFLILLSAVALRKH from the exons ATGAAGAGCGGTGACTCAACTACCATTGATGTTCCCCATCATGAGGCCAGCGGTGGCGCCGCATCGAAAGGAAAAGGGGCAATTCTGACAGTCCCTGCAAGGCAAGAGAAGGGAGGGATGAGGAGAGGGATGGCCATAATTGACTTGGTTTTGAGGATTGGTGCTATAGTGGCTGCTCTGGCTGCTGCAGCCACCATGGGAACAAGTGATCAAAACCTTCCTTTCTTCACCCAGTTCTTCCAGTTTGAAGCTAGCTATGACGACATGCCCAGTTTCCA GTTTTTCCTCATAGCAATGTCGCTTGTGGCTGGCTACTTGGTGCTCTCAGTTCCCTTCTCCATAGTCTCCATTGTTCGTCCCCATGCAAGTGGAATAAGGCTCTTGCTCCTCATCCTTGACGTT GTGGCACTCACCCTGGCCACTTCTGCTGCTGGGGCTGCAACTGCCATAGTCTACTTGGCTCACAATGGCAACTCAAGCTCCAATTGGCTTGCCATCTGCAACCAGTTTGGTGATTTCTGTCAGACAGTCAGCGGGGCTGTGGTGGCTTCGTTTGTTACTGTTGTTACCTTCATGTTCTTGATTCTGCTGTCTGCTGTGGCTCTCCGAAAGCATTGA